The Sulfurimonas hydrogeniphila genome includes a window with the following:
- a CDS encoding efflux RND transporter periplasmic adaptor subunit produces the protein MKKTVLIVFGVIVIAGAGIFLKKQKEHVAALPAAKEYSKSVETTVAKEKNVSRKREFLAEVFSLKQADIASKFTANIKKIYVHENDKVKKGELLVTLDDKDILANLASLKAQKKAFMLDLKNAQDILQRNKKLYAIEAVSKEILDASNAKYQTKRSAVKSTEAKITQTKVQLNYLNLVAPFDGVIGSKLLDEGSIAPAGKPVVTLNTQKQKLTFSFSQNQIPIAKGQKVYLQKSLIGRVSKIYDDAKNALLVAEVTLQKRIDFANKSFVHINVEIANAKGCSVPLNALLHTQEGVYVMQYKEGKFSKLAVDLLLEDNRAAVISPCPKYRVALGSEAKLSMLPAYGKIIIDKAQTHEK, from the coding sequence ATGAAAAAAACTGTATTGATTGTTTTTGGTGTTATTGTAATAGCAGGCGCAGGAATTTTTTTGAAAAAACAAAAAGAGCATGTGGCTGCTTTGCCTGCAGCAAAAGAGTATAGTAAAAGTGTGGAGACTACTGTAGCAAAGGAAAAAAATGTTTCTCGTAAAAGAGAATTTCTGGCAGAGGTGTTTTCTTTGAAGCAGGCAGATATCGCTTCAAAATTTACAGCAAATATCAAAAAAATATATGTGCATGAAAATGACAAAGTAAAAAAAGGGGAACTTTTGGTGACGCTTGATGATAAGGATATTTTAGCAAATCTTGCATCACTCAAAGCACAGAAAAAAGCATTTATGCTTGATTTAAAAAATGCTCAGGATATTTTGCAAAGAAATAAAAAGCTTTATGCAATCGAAGCTGTTTCCAAAGAGATACTTGATGCTTCGAATGCAAAGTATCAGACAAAACGTTCAGCTGTCAAATCGACGGAGGCAAAAATAACACAAACAAAGGTACAGTTGAATTACCTGAATCTTGTAGCCCCTTTTGACGGTGTTATCGGCTCTAAACTCCTGGATGAAGGGTCCATCGCTCCGGCAGGAAAACCTGTTGTCACACTCAATACACAGAAGCAAAAGCTGACTTTTTCTTTTTCCCAAAATCAGATACCAATAGCCAAAGGACAAAAGGTTTACCTGCAAAAAAGCTTGATAGGAAGAGTCAGCAAGATTTATGATGATGCAAAAAATGCTCTGCTCGTTGCCGAAGTCACACTGCAAAAACGCATAGATTTTGCAAACAAATCTTTTGTTCATATCAACGTTGAAATTGCAAATGCAAAGGGATGCAGTGTTCCTTTAAATGCACTTTTGCATACACAAGAGGGTGTATATGTAATGCAATACAAAGAAGGCAAATTTTCAAAACTTGCCGTTGACCTGCTTTTGGAAGACAACAGAGCGGCTGTCATATCTCCATGTCCAAAGTATAGAGTGGCTCTGGGTTCTGAAGCAAAACTTTCTATGCTTCCAGCCTATGGAAAGATAATAATCGACAAGGCGCAGACGCATGAAAAATAG
- a CDS encoding TolC family protein, with the protein MNMIQKLVLGFLLPLSLQAMSLQETIDEALQHNNSLKKIFLDKEVSQKSRRIKQAQNLGRFDATLNYDHYNNARTLVPLTPMQIVSSPTGAYEMPTTNDLVSTGISYNVTLFDGFAKQNSYKISDLAYKNSLFKIKLAKAELIYNVENIYLSLLSLQEQLKAQKKYIEAKKSLYMYIQKAYKLGGKSKLDMLEAKNAYVEAVANKNKITSNIAILKASLSQMIASDKFDKAEEVSVTFEGLQEGEPDLKSLSRLKIAALKSNIAQKRVRTAEALYYPKVDFSAYYGYSMGPNATTNTFAQTGVTYLNKNDFNSENVWQIGLHLQWNLYDFGAKSADVAKEKIALMQSKIDKSITRLELEKNLKIANSKIEIAQADYTALQSQYELLQEIEKAQQIKYENNALSLVDLLDTQAKKELVYAQMTEAKYGYQKAKYYKEYLLEKEVK; encoded by the coding sequence ATGAACATGATACAAAAACTGGTTTTAGGTTTTCTTTTGCCTCTTTCGCTGCAAGCGATGAGTCTGCAGGAGACAATAGATGAGGCATTACAGCACAATAACTCTTTGAAAAAAATCTTTTTGGATAAAGAGGTTTCACAAAAAAGCAGGCGTATAAAGCAGGCACAGAACCTTGGTCGATTTGATGCTACACTCAATTATGACCATTACAACAATGCACGAACACTGGTGCCGTTAACACCAATGCAAATCGTTTCTTCTCCAACAGGTGCCTATGAGATGCCAACAACAAATGATTTGGTCTCTACGGGTATCTCTTACAATGTGACGCTTTTTGACGGATTTGCCAAACAAAACAGCTATAAAATATCGGATTTGGCATATAAAAACAGTCTTTTTAAAATAAAACTTGCAAAAGCAGAGCTCATTTACAATGTAGAAAATATTTATCTCTCTCTTTTATCACTGCAGGAGCAGCTCAAAGCACAAAAAAAGTATATAGAGGCAAAAAAGAGTCTTTACATGTATATACAAAAAGCATATAAGCTTGGAGGAAAATCAAAACTTGACATGCTGGAGGCAAAAAATGCCTATGTGGAAGCAGTGGCAAATAAAAATAAGATAACCTCAAATATAGCAATTTTAAAAGCTTCTCTTTCGCAAATGATTGCCTCGGACAAATTTGACAAAGCAGAAGAGGTCAGTGTCACTTTTGAGGGATTGCAAGAGGGCGAACCGGACCTTAAAAGCTTAAGCCGATTAAAAATTGCTGCACTAAAAAGCAATATAGCACAAAAAAGAGTTCGTACCGCAGAGGCACTGTACTATCCAAAGGTGGATTTCAGTGCATATTACGGCTACAGTATGGGACCCAATGCAACGACAAATACTTTTGCTCAGACAGGTGTGACATATTTAAACAAAAATGACTTTAACAGTGAAAATGTATGGCAGATAGGTTTGCACCTGCAGTGGAACCTTTATGATTTCGGAGCAAAAAGTGCAGATGTAGCCAAAGAAAAGATTGCTCTGATGCAGTCAAAAATAGACAAAAGCATAACACGGTTGGAGTTGGAAAAAAATTTAAAAATTGCAAATTCCAAAATAGAAATCGCACAGGCAGACTATACAGCTTTGCAAAGTCAGTATGAACTTTTGCAGGAGATAGAAAAAGCCCAACAAATCAAGTATGAAAACAATGCGCTTTCTCTTGTGGATTTGTTGGATACACAGGCAAAAAAAGAGCTGGTCTATGCCCAAATGACAGAAGCAAAATACGGGTATCAAAAGGCGAAATACTATAAAGAATATCTTTTAGAAAAGGAAGTGAAGTAG
- the rd gene encoding rubredoxin: protein MQKYRCTVCDYIYDPEAGDEENGIPAGTPFENLPEDWVCPECGEPKDVFEPLEDE from the coding sequence ATGCAAAAATACAGATGTACCGTATGTGATTATATTTATGATCCTGAAGCGGGTGATGAAGAGAATGGCATACCTGCAGGCACACCCTTCGAAAATTTGCCTGAGGATTGGGTATGTCCGGAATGCGGCGAACCCAAAGATGTTTTTGAACCTTTGGAAGATGAATAA
- a CDS encoding iron-sulfur cluster assembly scaffold protein: protein MFENVKMPEGLNPEVLEHLMNPKNYGKLDDADGVGVALDEKTKEYVIFYTKLDDNIIKDVKFATNGCQDTVVIGSMFTQMIKENDLDYANTAVEKIHEKLGKLSAQQLICAEIVFSAFLASLQNFKNRKNGADEELHLFKMKESCETAPVQKDKENE, encoded by the coding sequence ATGTTTGAAAATGTAAAAATGCCAGAAGGCTTGAATCCTGAAGTCCTGGAACACCTGATGAATCCGAAAAATTACGGAAAACTGGATGATGCCGACGGAGTGGGTGTGGCTCTGGATGAAAAAACAAAAGAGTATGTCATCTTTTATACAAAACTTGATGACAACATCATAAAAGATGTAAAATTTGCAACGAACGGATGTCAGGATACCGTAGTTATCGGATCGATGTTTACGCAGATGATAAAAGAGAATGATTTGGACTACGCAAATACTGCTGTCGAAAAAATACATGAAAAACTGGGAAAACTCTCAGCACAGCAACTTATCTGTGCAGAGATTGTTTTTAGTGCCTTTTTGGCATCACTTCAAAATTTTAAAAACAGAAAGAACGGCGCAGATGAAGAACTGCATCTGTTTAAAATGAAAGAGAGTTGCGAGACGGCACCTGTGCAGAAGGATAAAGAAAATGAATAA
- a CDS encoding iron-binding protein, translating to MNKRYQKKHELWLAVLFASFAINDETIKSRLYDFSQIAFRHMKWLGEEALETGEDYNYDRDMLLYKRNTVFEVITTLKEQIEETQPFYPQNILGERIKTDDAYLLEYLSQILKDEKNNQEVTAFNMQRKWGDKNLSQEQIDALTLFLFEESYKEYELILVYAYMQARTRNVLHFNVFQDLVDESHFHLKSFGNMMAKLGILALPRELHTMTYVVKDLEEFVKDGIAEEEAAKIMCKELSDAIKDEELARFFDFINYQESYHIELMKKLL from the coding sequence ATGAATAAAAGATACCAAAAAAAACATGAACTCTGGCTTGCTGTACTTTTTGCCTCATTTGCCATAAACGATGAAACAATCAAGTCCCGTTTGTATGATTTTTCACAAATTGCCTTTCGGCATATGAAATGGCTTGGCGAAGAGGCTTTGGAAACAGGAGAGGATTATAATTATGACAGAGATATGCTCTTGTATAAGCGTAATACAGTTTTTGAAGTCATTACAACTCTCAAAGAACAAATAGAAGAGACTCAGCCATTTTATCCACAAAACATTTTAGGTGAACGCATCAAAACGGATGACGCCTATCTCTTAGAGTATCTTTCTCAAATTTTAAAAGATGAGAAAAACAATCAAGAGGTTACCGCATTTAATATGCAGCGTAAATGGGGAGACAAAAACCTTTCTCAGGAGCAAATTGACGCATTGACACTCTTTTTGTTTGAAGAGTCGTACAAAGAGTATGAGCTTATCTTAGTCTATGCCTACATGCAGGCACGAACCAGAAACGTACTGCATTTTAATGTTTTTCAAGATTTGGTTGACGAGTCACACTTTCATCTCAAATCATTTGGCAACATGATGGCAAAATTAGGCATTTTAGCACTTCCGAGAGAATTGCACACTATGACCTATGTCGTCAAAGATTTGGAAGAGTTTGTCAAAGACGGCATTGCCGAAGAAGAGGCTGCAAAAATTATGTGCAAAGAGTTAAGCGATGCTATCAAAGATGAAGAGCTTGCCAGGTTTTTTGATTTTATCAATTATCAGGAGAGTTATCATATTGAGTTGATGAAAAAACTTTTATAA
- a CDS encoding transposase has product MNHKQHSTNGLNLLQKTEGFSQAQSAWRFYNNEHVDIESLNEPMLTRGIKTINKSSDEYILVAHDWSLINYKNHTAKTDCIRKRRSNVNNASSRGYELQSSLAIESSSGKPILPLVQNLKTQDKVLSSYNPTMKSHLTHLGELTQRIAYINQSLNIQKKIVHVIDREADSAGFFRGLQKEDLYIVRALDNVKVRYEDEDITQKELSKKMDKGKYVKTIQYQNKKVKIYVNTVDILITRDSYQKTDTPQGKTIKQKVKGKPIKNRFIVQRLIDEKNNTVATWLLLSNLPKDVDITRIGLWYYYRWNIETYFKLLKSSGFNLEKWQQESAQAIFKRLFVASYACLLVWEIEHTNSKNMLAIRKFLVRLSGRLVARKKISTSPALLAGLWNFFSAMDMLELYDIEELHSIKKELNDFMQMEF; this is encoded by the coding sequence ATGAATCATAAACAACACAGTACCAATGGATTAAACCTGCTACAAAAGACTGAAGGATTTTCACAAGCACAAAGTGCTTGGAGATTTTACAATAATGAGCATGTAGATATAGAGTCACTCAATGAGCCAATGCTTACAAGAGGGATTAAAACTATTAATAAAAGCAGTGATGAATATATACTTGTAGCCCATGACTGGTCACTCATAAATTATAAAAACCATACGGCAAAAACAGATTGTATACGAAAACGCAGAAGCAATGTAAATAATGCTTCATCAAGAGGATATGAGTTGCAAAGTTCCCTTGCAATTGAGAGCAGCAGCGGCAAACCAATCCTTCCCTTGGTACAGAACCTAAAGACACAAGATAAAGTGCTCTCAAGCTATAATCCTACAATGAAGAGTCATCTTACCCATCTCGGTGAATTAACACAAAGAATAGCTTATATCAATCAATCCCTCAACATACAAAAGAAAATTGTACATGTAATTGACAGAGAAGCAGACAGTGCGGGGTTTTTCAGAGGACTGCAAAAAGAGGATTTATATATAGTACGAGCATTAGACAATGTCAAAGTCAGGTATGAAGATGAAGATATTACCCAAAAAGAGTTGTCCAAAAAAATGGATAAAGGCAAATATGTAAAAACTATACAGTATCAAAATAAAAAAGTAAAAATTTATGTTAATACGGTAGATATACTTATAACAAGAGACAGCTATCAAAAGACAGATACGCCACAAGGTAAAACAATAAAACAAAAAGTAAAAGGCAAGCCAATAAAAAACAGATTTATAGTCCAAAGACTCATAGATGAGAAGAACAATACAGTTGCTACCTGGCTTCTGTTAAGCAATCTTCCAAAAGATGTTGATATAACAAGGATAGGATTGTGGTATTATTACAGATGGAATATAGAAACGTATTTTAAACTGTTAAAAAGCTCAGGGTTTAATTTGGAAAAATGGCAGCAAGAGAGTGCACAGGCTATATTTAAACGCTTGTTTGTTGCCTCTTATGCCTGTTTGCTTGTATGGGAAATTGAACATACAAATAGTAAAAACATGCTGGCAATTAGAAAGTTTTTAGTTCGATTAAGCGGGAGATTGGTAGCAAGAAAGAAGATATCTACCTCTCCGGCTCTGTTAGCAGGTTTATGGAACTTCTTCTCTGCTATGGATATGCTTGAACTTTATGATATTGAAGAACTCCATAGCATTAAAAAAGAACTCAATGACTTTATGCAGATGGAGTTTTAA
- a CDS encoding ElyC/SanA/YdcF family protein, whose amino-acid sequence MSAGLYLKKFLTFFVEPLGLIVTLLAVGLYMLHVKKIRFAKILFFSGLFLLLLFSYPPFANFLVQNLENQYPKFDYKQQVKYIHVLGNGHNTDPAQPLSSQISSTGTKRVLEGILIHKKMPESKLIFTGYEGDTNTTNAAMNAKLAHALGVAYKDMIINGKPADTKEEAIFTKTLVTDKPFVLVTSATHMPRAMLLFRSLGMYPIAAPTNYYKSEFRGYLQVPKPVYFYISSIAVHEYLGILWAKRSFF is encoded by the coding sequence ATGAGTGCAGGTTTGTATCTGAAAAAATTTCTAACATTTTTTGTAGAACCGCTTGGCTTGATTGTTACACTGTTGGCAGTCGGGCTTTACATGTTACATGTAAAGAAGATTCGTTTTGCAAAAATACTGTTTTTTTCGGGCCTGTTTTTACTGTTACTTTTTTCCTATCCGCCTTTTGCAAACTTTTTGGTACAGAATCTGGAAAACCAGTACCCAAAATTTGATTATAAACAGCAGGTTAAATATATACATGTACTCGGCAACGGACATAATACGGATCCTGCTCAGCCACTCTCTTCCCAAATCAGCAGTACCGGCACAAAAAGAGTTTTAGAAGGAATACTCATACATAAAAAGATGCCGGAATCAAAATTGATTTTTACAGGATACGAGGGAGATACAAATACAACAAATGCAGCGATGAATGCAAAACTGGCACATGCTTTGGGTGTGGCATATAAAGATATGATTATAAACGGCAAACCGGCCGATACAAAAGAAGAAGCAATTTTCACCAAAACACTTGTCACAGATAAGCCTTTTGTACTGGTAACCTCTGCCACACATATGCCACGGGCTATGCTGCTTTTTCGCTCACTCGGTATGTATCCCATAGCTGCACCGACAAATTATTACAAAAGTGAGTTCAGAGGGTATCTGCAGGTTCCCAAACCTGTTTATTTTTATATTTCAAGTATAGCAGTTCATGAATACCTGGGGATACTCTGGGCAAAAAGGAGTTTTTTCTGA
- a CDS encoding alpha/beta hydrolase, whose protein sequence is MIFRPTYIKERRLCQDCSLLSAKMDDGIELEGAVYEPKNPKNTLLMFVGRSHDGVALLNRLSQVYPKSRIVVFNYRGYGKSEGVANEKNILQDSLKIAELVQKNYGDFYLLGYSLGSSVAAYVASKHKVSALFLIGAFDSIGQLLRQKYSKISYMAKLLRYKFKTMHYIENVKADTYLFVSRDDELIPLQNSRNLKKHIKNLVHYEEFKGLSHTELFWDPRVTNKINEVIT, encoded by the coding sequence ATGATTTTTCGTCCTACATATATAAAAGAGAGGCGTTTGTGCCAAGACTGCTCCCTTTTAAGTGCGAAAATGGATGACGGTATAGAACTTGAGGGTGCTGTGTATGAGCCGAAAAATCCGAAAAATACCCTGCTTATGTTTGTAGGTCGGAGTCATGACGGTGTGGCCCTTCTTAACAGGCTATCCCAGGTTTATCCAAAGTCACGAATAGTAGTCTTTAACTATCGTGGTTACGGTAAAAGCGAAGGTGTGGCAAATGAGAAAAATATTTTGCAAGACAGTCTGAAAATTGCAGAGTTGGTGCAGAAAAACTATGGTGATTTTTATCTTTTGGGCTACTCTTTAGGTTCAAGTGTTGCTGCGTATGTTGCTTCAAAACATAAAGTATCAGCACTCTTTTTGATAGGGGCCTTTGACTCCATAGGACAGCTTTTACGCCAAAAATATTCTAAAATTTCTTATATGGCAAAGCTTTTACGGTATAAATTCAAAACGATGCACTATATTGAAAATGTAAAAGCCGATACTTATTTGTTTGTGAGTCGGGATGATGAACTTATTCCTTTGCAAAATTCCAGAAATTTAAAAAAGCATATAAAAAATTTAGTGCATTATGAAGAGTTCAAAGGACTTTCGCATACGGAACTGTTTTGGGATCCGCGTGTTACAAATAAAATCAATGAAGTTATCACATGA
- a CDS encoding NAD(P)/FAD-dependent oxidoreductase: MSCGATFVQEKTETLVFDDEYWVINESYSAKNVVLATGAYDMLIKEPYIKLRGVWGHRIDVTTTTQNCCSVHQHVSISPSKNGKIAIGATHNVHYHPEKNQEAYNAEQGRAELLKKASQTMQLENVKVIKDYTGLRSGSFDYLPMIGSLVLSSETLLTCKGSLHTKKPDYSEYVYYPNLFMINGSGGYGFVLAPYLAKILTEHILHGKNISERISPARFFARWAKKR; encoded by the coding sequence ATGTCCTGCGGAGCGACATTTGTTCAAGAAAAAACAGAGACACTGGTGTTTGATGATGAGTATTGGGTAATCAATGAAAGTTACAGCGCCAAAAATGTTGTGTTGGCAACAGGAGCATATGATATGCTCATTAAAGAGCCATACATCAAACTCCGTGGTGTTTGGGGACATCGCATAGATGTCACAACAACAACGCAAAACTGCTGTTCTGTGCATCAGCATGTCTCTATCTCCCCTTCAAAGAATGGAAAAATAGCCATAGGTGCCACACATAATGTGCATTATCATCCCGAAAAAAATCAAGAAGCGTATAACGCTGAGCAGGGCAGAGCAGAGCTGTTGAAAAAAGCTTCACAAACTATGCAGTTGGAAAATGTGAAAGTCATAAAAGATTATACGGGACTGCGTTCGGGTTCTTTTGATTATCTGCCGATGATTGGTTCTTTGGTACTTTCAAGCGAAACACTGCTTACATGTAAAGGCTCTTTGCATACGAAAAAGCCTGATTATTCAGAGTATGTCTATTATCCAAATCTTTTTATGATAAACGGAAGCGGCGGATACGGTTTTGTCTTGGCACCGTATCTGGCAAAAATACTGACAGAACATATACTGCACGGAAAAAACATCAGTGAGAGAATCAGCCCGGCAAGGTTTTTTGCGCGTTGGGCTAAAAAGAGATAA
- a CDS encoding FAD-dependent oxidoreductase has translation MYDIAIIGAGINGCSVAYEFIKEGKRVLLLDKEGIASGGSGAAGAFISPKFSKAGELKELLQEAFVYSYDFYDKNFPLTFTKAQLVHIAKEEADDAGLDIYKQSAPLPLQNIPLDLYSQLSAEAKKERVFL, from the coding sequence ATGTATGATATAGCCATTATCGGAGCCGGCATAAACGGCTGTTCTGTGGCGTATGAATTTATAAAAGAGGGTAAGCGTGTGCTTCTTTTGGACAAAGAAGGCATAGCAAGTGGAGGAAGCGGTGCTGCAGGTGCTTTTATATCTCCAAAATTTTCCAAAGCCGGCGAGCTTAAAGAGCTGCTTCAAGAAGCCTTTGTCTACTCTTATGATTTTTACGATAAAAATTTCCCTTTAACCTTCACAAAAGCACAGCTTGTTCACATTGCAAAAGAGGAAGCGGATGATGCAGGCTTGGATATATATAAACAAAGTGCACCGCTGCCACTGCAAAACATTCCGCTTGATTTATACTCGCAATTGAGTGCAGAGGCAAAAAAAGAGAGAGTGTTTCTATAG
- a CDS encoding addiction module protein: MSILNLNTMTTSQKFMAMEELWEDMSKNINDESLTPQWHKAVLHEREKQIVSGEVVFENFDDAKQDLLKKFS; the protein is encoded by the coding sequence ATGTCAATATTAAATCTCAATACTATGACAACATCGCAAAAGTTTATGGCAATGGAAGAGCTTTGGGAAGATATGAGCAAAAACATAAATGATGAATCTCTGACACCACAGTGGCACAAAGCTGTATTACATGAAAGAGAAAAGCAAATTGTAAGTGGCGAAGTAGTATTTGAGAACTTTGATGATGCTAAACAAGATTTATTAAAAAAATTCTCATAA
- the glyS gene encoding glycine--tRNA ligase subunit beta — translation MLKPLLIEIGVEELPAVPLLKEMKNIEKKYADILEKYALLSEFEFYYTPRRLVMWHREFPMQQADSVEEFFGAPLAVAYKDGVPTKAAEGFARKCGVSLDELSTVEKGGKEVLYYKKDVAGKPSAELLPEIIHAWLKSLDFGKSMRWGSLHESFIRPVRWINVQLDDTLVPMHMYGIDAAKTTRVHRIANFNPVEITGTKEYFETLKNAGVTLFQQTREEKILADIRTIEDENSVNVEIDEDLFAEVVAITENPTALLGLFDEAFLRLPPEVIITSMKEHQRYFPVFKEGRLINKFVVVSNALTDDFSEVIAGNERVLRPRLADALFFYENDLKNGLSTKGLEKVAFFKGLGSVADKIKREEKIASALYDMYQPDVKKEDLQRAIELAKADLMSEMVYEFTELQGLMGYYYAKEAGENEAVALAVKEQYLPEGEESELPSAPLSAIVAMSIKLDTLLGLFSVNEIPTGSRDPFALRRAVNGIIRIVNEYGFEFDIVKTLKELSANYDAIDLEKLENFIIERIRRYYKVNPSIIEAVLASGERELLALGRKIEALNTLVNSEGFDEVSSTFKRVANITKDIDLNADLHVDESLFEEEAEKILYKRYKEVISKTYESYEEELDALLGLKPELDAFFDNVMVNAEDEKLKNNRKALVASIYKSILKIADIKEVSI, via the coding sequence ATGTTAAAACCATTACTAATTGAAATCGGTGTTGAAGAGCTTCCTGCGGTTCCTCTTTTAAAAGAGATGAAGAATATTGAAAAAAAATATGCCGATATTTTAGAAAAATATGCTCTCTTGAGTGAATTTGAATTTTATTATACGCCTCGTCGTTTGGTAATGTGGCACAGAGAATTTCCAATGCAGCAGGCTGACAGTGTAGAAGAATTTTTTGGTGCGCCTTTGGCAGTTGCCTACAAAGATGGCGTCCCTACCAAAGCAGCTGAGGGATTTGCCCGTAAATGCGGAGTTTCACTAGACGAACTCAGTACGGTAGAAAAAGGCGGTAAAGAGGTACTTTACTATAAAAAAGATGTTGCAGGAAAACCTTCGGCGGAACTCTTGCCAGAGATTATACATGCATGGCTCAAGTCGCTTGATTTTGGCAAATCTATGCGATGGGGCAGTTTGCATGAGAGTTTTATTCGTCCTGTACGATGGATAAATGTGCAACTGGATGATACGCTTGTTCCTATGCACATGTATGGCATCGATGCTGCCAAAACTACACGTGTTCACCGTATAGCAAATTTTAATCCTGTAGAAATAACAGGGACAAAAGAGTATTTTGAAACACTCAAAAATGCTGGTGTGACACTTTTTCAACAGACAAGAGAAGAAAAAATACTTGCTGACATTAGAACAATTGAAGATGAGAACAGTGTCAATGTTGAGATAGATGAAGATCTTTTTGCGGAAGTGGTTGCTATTACGGAAAATCCGACGGCGTTGTTAGGCTTGTTTGATGAAGCATTTTTACGATTGCCTCCTGAGGTTATTATCACTTCTATGAAAGAGCATCAGCGTTATTTTCCTGTATTTAAAGAGGGCAGACTTATCAATAAGTTTGTAGTTGTCTCCAATGCCCTGACAGATGATTTTTCTGAAGTAATAGCCGGAAATGAGCGTGTGCTTCGTCCTCGTTTGGCAGATGCGCTTTTCTTTTATGAAAATGACTTGAAAAACGGTTTGAGTACAAAAGGACTGGAAAAAGTTGCCTTTTTTAAAGGCTTGGGCAGTGTTGCGGACAAAATAAAGCGTGAAGAAAAAATTGCCAGTGCTTTATATGATATGTATCAGCCTGATGTAAAAAAAGAGGATTTGCAAAGAGCTATAGAGCTTGCAAAGGCCGATCTGATGAGTGAAATGGTGTATGAGTTTACAGAACTTCAGGGATTGATGGGCTACTACTATGCAAAAGAAGCAGGCGAAAACGAGGCTGTTGCCTTGGCTGTAAAAGAGCAGTATCTGCCTGAGGGTGAAGAGAGCGAACTCCCTTCTGCGCCTTTGAGTGCCATAGTGGCGATGAGCATCAAGCTTGATACACTGCTTGGACTTTTTTCTGTCAATGAAATCCCGACAGGTTCTCGAGACCCTTTTGCCTTGCGTCGTGCAGTCAACGGCATTATCCGTATTGTCAATGAGTACGGTTTTGAATTTGACATTGTTAAGACTTTAAAAGAGTTGTCCGCAAATTATGATGCAATTGATTTGGAAAAACTTGAAAATTTCATTATAGAGCGCATCAGAAGATATTACAAAGTCAATCCGTCTATTATTGAAGCGGTTTTGGCTTCCGGTGAGAGAGAACTCCTGGCACTCGGTAGAAAAATAGAAGCACTCAATACTTTGGTCAATTCGGAAGGTTTTGATGAAGTCTCATCTACTTTTAAACGTGTGGCAAATATCACGAAAGATATTGACCTAAATGCTGATTTACATGTAGATGAAAGCCTGTTTGAAGAAGAAGCTGAAAAAATACTATACAAAAGATACAAAGAAGTGATATCAAAAACTTATGAAAGCTATGAAGAAGAGTTGGATGCACTCCTTGGGCTTAAACCTGAATTGGATGCATTTTTTGACAATGTTATGGTCAATGCAGAAGATGAAAAGCTGAAAAACAACCGTAAAGCATTGGTCGCATCCATCTATAAAAGTATTCTGAAGATTGCCGACATTAAAGAAGTAAGTATATAA
- a CDS encoding YidH family protein yields the protein MQEKKSSIDPKDLMAVERATTALIGTSISLIILGFIIEKFELFLHIISVELTGKKHDTIPQLTHIAFYNYLGIFITICGILLAGYTYKYYLTWITHLEKGEIDTDKNIYFYLSLTVSLVGFVLLLSMIFI from the coding sequence ATGCAAGAAAAAAAATCTTCTATCGACCCGAAAGACTTAATGGCAGTAGAAAGAGCGACTACCGCACTTATCGGAACCTCTATCTCCCTTATTATTCTCGGTTTTATTATTGAAAAATTTGAACTGTTTCTGCATATTATATCTGTCGAGTTAACAGGAAAAAAACATGATACCATACCGCAGTTGACACATATTGCCTTTTACAATTATCTGGGTATATTTATCACGATATGCGGCATACTTCTGGCTGGATACACCTATAAATACTACCTCACATGGATCACACATCTGGAAAAAGGAGAAATAGATACCGACAAAAACATCTATTTTTATCTTTCATTGACAGTTTCACTTGTCGGTTTTGTACTTTTACTCAGTATGATCTTTATTTAA